tgtatatatataaatttcttttttggtttgcttTGGATGTCATTTGCAAATTCTGCATCGATGCTTCCcttccatttttttaattcaatCTGTGTCTTCATTTATTGCTACATACACACTGTGGCACTCACACGCAttcatccttttttttcctttttttatttattttatttactttGTACTACTTGTAATTgcatctctctctctctccctctatatatatatatacatacatacgcACATATACTAAGACAATATAAAATTAGGAGCTAGTTCATTGTATATTTAGACGTCTTTCTGATTCTAGCACCAAACTTGTAGAAAAGGAAGGGCACGGGGATCATCAATGCACCCAAACATCCAACCAACGTCGACGCCCACTTGATCGACAAGTTTCTAAACATTTGCGTGGCAAAGATGGGGAACGCAGCACCAAAAGCAGATCTAATGAATGTGTTGGCAGCCAAAGCCGAGGCAGCAACCATCACATAACAATCAATGATGTAATTGATTGTAGGCAAGAATATCGACATCAAACCATTACCAACAAAGAATGCGCCAATGGTGGGACAAATCCAATGGATCAGCGGATAGTCACCCGTCCAACCAAGCCAGAATATACCAATCACAAACGAAAACCCACCAATCATCACCGGTGGCAATCTATCCTCCGGGGTCGAAACACGTCCTTTGGTATCGGCAAGATAGTTCAAGTGTCTTTCAAACCAAATAATCACGGCACCGCCAGAGAAGATACCAAGCAACATTGAAAGATATGGCAATTCgccaacaccaccactcCACCCATACCGACCTTGGAAAATCATGGGCACCGCAGTAAGAAACATATAAAGCATACCATAGATAAATGCATTGTAAATACTCACAAGAAGAATAATCGGCTCCGTGAATAGCATCTTGACAGGCCTACCAATATTGTTCTTGACAATCTCCTGGAGATCCAAAGTCACCTCCTCGTGCGGAGCAAAAATCCCCCAATTACCCGTCCTTCTTCTCAATGTTTCAGCTTTGCGAATAAGAATCACCGGATGGTGTGTCTCTTGCAAAACAAACGTATCCAATATAAGGGCCAAACAACCAATGAATGCAGAAAAGTACGAGGTCCATCTCCACCCCAATGCACTATTTTTCACTGTAAAACCACCCAAGATTGGAGCCAACATTGGTCcaccaaacaaaacactGGCAAACATGGCAATGGCAGTACCTCTCATTCTTGCCGAAAACAAATCAACCATTGTTGCAGGTGCAACCACCAAGGGAGCAGAGCCAATGAAACCAGCAAAGAATCTACACAACATCACAGTCTGTATATCCTTTGCAGTGGCAACACCAAAGAGGAAACACACATATCCCAAATTGGAAATCACCATCACATATTTCCTGCCAAACAACTCTGATAAGGGACCATATATAATGGGGCCCGCAGCAAatccaaacacaaacaatgcTGTGCCCAATGCCGCAACCGAAGTGCCTATATGGAAAATCTCCATCACTTCCCTGCTTGCAGACGAGAACATAGCGGAACCGATGGAAACACTGAGTGCTGACAGCCCaacacaaatacaaaatgcAATCTTTTTGTGCAATGGAAAATTGTGCGGGTGACTAGGGTCGTTTTCTTCGTAAGCAACACAATATGGTTCTCGATCAGGCAACATTGGTGGGAGCAGTTTACCTCCACCCATGGTTGGCATTGGTTCACCAGAAGACTGCGCTTTTGCAATCAATTCATCTCTGTTGGTCACTCTTCTGGATAAGACACGCGATAACTCTGGGTTTATCTCATGCCCTGAAAGTTCGTCGCCCGTTTGCGGCATATAATCTTTGGGGTAATTATCATTGTACCCTTCTTCCAGGTCATCTGTTGGCTGCATTGTCTTTGGCTCTGTACTTTCCTCAGGGAATGACTCCATTGACCTCAACGAAGGAGGTGTTCTCGACGTCGCAGATACTCGTCTAAGGTTGGTTCCTGATGATTGTGGGTGTTGAAGAGGCTGAGCCTCTTCGTCGTTAGGGATGGCCATACTTTGTATTCGataataaagagaaaatcCGAATAAAGTAGGTGATTCCAAATAAAAGTTGAATTACCAGTACGAAGCTTccgtttttgtttttatttttgtttttgtttttgttgtttcttcttttccttcttttgttgttctttttataatttctttctcttctttttattcttcttcttcctcttcttctatcTCCTTTAATCAGATGATACTTATAGTctcctctctcttttttataaaCTCCCAAGGATCCGAAAACAGGAACCTAACCACGCTTATAAAGTTGCTATATTCTGGCTTATGTAAGCACAGAACAgtacaaagaaaaattagtTCTAGTTTTTAGAACCGGGGGGAGACTCTTTTCATGCAATAGAACCAGCCGACAAGCCACCGCCCATCTGAAAATGTTCTAAAATTTAAACCCCGTGGGTTATTCTCTGAGAGAAGTTTTgttctgctttttttttttttgaacaGCCCAACTCAGCATCGAGTCTGCTATTTATGCGATTGGCTTCAGTTGAGTAACTTGTCACCATCACATGTCAAAGAGTTGGGCACACTTCATCGCGGCGGTGTTATTTGCGATTATATCCGAGAAtagtgagagagagagggagagagaggaagagagggaaaaaaaaaagatggaaGCACAGGAATCCCATATTATTTCACtcctttactttttatttttgtctttgtttgttttctcgTAGTTGTGTGTATGTGGGTGGGTTGTGAAAAATATTTACAGGGCAACGGTTGTGTACGatggtgttgatgatgttctTTCCTATCACTATACCCGCCCATATCCGTGCCGTTAAACCTAATTATAACACATACTCTAACCACACAGTGCTTGTCTGTTCTAGACTTTTATGTCGACTAATTTGTTCGTGACCACGGTTACTGAAGGGACTAAGGGGTGACCTTTGGTTTTCTTTacatgttttttttttttttttttggatttagACCGCTCGgtactttgttgttgtagattcttttttttacgaGATGAACAACGACTTTGTAGTATACAAAAGTTGTAAGTAGCTTGCACGGTAGTTAACTATGCGAAAAACATTGcatttattttaattcattcttttcttcaaataaAAGGGTGCTGTTTACAACGTTCAAGATACACAGAACACCTATTTATGTTTTCAAGCAAATTGTGtagctctttttttttggctttttgGGATATCACAGTACATACATGTCTTGGCTGGCTCTATTCTTGGACCTTAGACCAGCCAATAGTACTCTCTACAATTGATAATTTTAGTTTTGTAGATTTGTTTGCGGATTTGTTAGCAGATGAACCATACTTTCAAACCAGATataaacataaacataaacataaacataaCCACTGATGATCAATTTCATTAGTACAACTCAATATTGCTTTTGTTCCATACCTTAAAAATATTTGTATTAAActcttttgtaaaaaaaaaaacaagtcaCATAAATTAAGAAAAGTGTGTTGACTAGAACTGAAAttagaaattaaaattaaaatcaaaCATGATTCCATAACAATTGGTCATCAATCCGGTTTTTTAACCATACCTTCCAATGTGAAAGACCAAAcaccaaaaaccaaaaaccaaagacCAAAGACCAAAGACCAAAGACCAAAAACTAGAATCtcacaaagaaaagtgttTATTGAACATTCTGCAATACATTTAAATGCGTtcagaatcaaaaaagcAAGTACGTACCTGGACTCAAAAATCTTGTTAACAAAACATTTGTTACATCATGTCACC
This DNA window, taken from Lodderomyces elongisporus chromosome 7, complete sequence, encodes the following:
- the FLU1_2 gene encoding Major facilitator super multidrug transporter flu1, which produces MAIPNDEEAQPLQHPQSSGTNLRRVSATSRTPPSLRSMESFPEESTEPKTMQPTDDSEEGYNDNYPKDYMPQTGDELSGHEINPELSRVLSRRVTNRDELIAKAQSSGEPMPTMGGGKSLPPMLPDREPYCVAYEENDPSHPHNFPLHKKIAFCICVGSSALSVSIGSAMFSSASREVMEIFHIGTSVAALGTALFVFGFAAGPIIYGPLSELFGRKYVMVISNLGYVCFLFGVATAKDIQTVMLCRFFAGFIGSAPLVVAPATMVDLFSARMRGTAIAMFASVLFGGPMLAPILGGFTVKNSALGWRWTSYFSAFIGCLALILDTFVLQETHHPVILIRKAETLRRRTGNWGIFAPHEEVTLDLQEIVKNNIGRPVKMLFTEPIILLVSIYNAFIYGMLYMFLTAVPMIFQGRYGWSGGVGELPYLSMLLGIFSGGAVIIWFERHLNYLADTKGRVSTPEDRLPPVMIGGFSFVIGIFWLGWTGDYPSIHWICPTIGAFFVGNGLMSIFLPTINYIIDCYVMVAASALAANTFIRSAFGAAFPIFATQMFRNLSIKWASTLVGCLGALMIPVPFLFYKFGARIRKTSKYTMN